The DNA sequence GTTTTTTGTTACCATGGGGtttatatataacattgtatatatatatatatatatataacagccTATGTTAAGTTGACAGTCActtaagtttgaatgcattctaacaGCAATAAATTTTTTACTCcccctccacattttatgtacatGTCTTCtttttacacctttttatttaaagattcctctttaaagatttaaaaagttaagactttttaaaacacatataatACAGAACACTTGCATGCACTAATATCaagcttcaaaatatataaagcaaaaagaaaagaactattaGGAATTAACAGATTCATAATAGTGATTTTAAAGCATCTCTCGGTAGTTAATAGGATAAGCAGACCAAAAATCAGTGAGTTGGCTCCAGTACTCTGCTGGTGCTTATCTTCATTAACAGTCAGAGATATATAAATCAAAAACACAATTACTTATTATTGTCAAAAGTTTTAAAGTCCAGCAATCATAAGCATAGCTGAAGATGTGGAACTCTGATACATTGCTACTGGTATGTTAGTAGGTAAAACTAAACTATATTATACTGAAAAGCATAATtcataaaaatgcacagaaattATTAGGGTTGTGAAGGAGGAAATGGGTACAGGAAGGATTCTGGGGCAGAAAAATGtcatttactttataattatGTGTTAactcacctgttttttttttactctattttaCTCTATTATCATATTTTGCAGTAAAAGGGAATTATTGAATAAACAAAAACCTTCTCCAAATAACTGTTAGGAGCAATGGGGATATGCAGCTGAAACATGATAGCACAAATGACATGGTGAGAGATGGGCAGTGCTATGTATCACAGCAacagaaaaggacagaaagtgaTTGGAGAAAAAAAGAGCAGGAATGGTATTTATGCAACAACAGTTCATTACAGGACACAGAGCACCCTGGACAGAAGTATAGTAACTTTTTAAACCAGAAAGAAACTTCCAAAGctagttttccaaagaaaaatgggCACCAACAGCAAAGTAAGTGAATATACTGTTTCTCTGCTGAATTCATGTTCGTTTCGTCTCTTTATACATTTGCTCTAAAAAGCTTCCTTCGGGGATTACTCTCAGAAAAGGAGCAATTTAAAGTTGAGCAAAAGAATTATGATGACCCCATGCTAGTAATTTACTCTAAGGAAATTACTATGGATTTGCCAAAATGCTTAATACATGGTGTTCAATTAAATGTTACTTTCAATGaccaaaaaaagagagatttgAGTAACGACACTATAACTGTCAAATAGAATTTGCATTTGTTAGAGATAACATTAGAGAAGAATATGAACaatatttatagtatattaatgaGTAGAAAAAGtagattataaaatattacatacaaCATGATCCCATTTAGGGATACTTAAGAGATTTACATTGAAAATCATAAAATGGGTGATAAAATAATGggtggattttctttcttttgttattacTTATATTTTGAAACTTACCATAATTAACATACGTTTCATTTATAAGactagtatattttaaaatacagttcaaAATTGTATAACAACTATCAAAAAGTATGTATTCATGTGGTCAAAGACTTGGAAAATCATACCAAAAGCAAAAGTAGTAAGTTAAAACAGAGGATTATGGGTTTgtttctttccactttctttcAGTGTtacttaaaatacaattttaattaactgtactttatataattatacatttaatctccctctctcttcccctctcctctcctccctctctctctctctctctttcttagaCTATTAAATGCAAAGCAGCCGTTGCCTGGGAAGCAGGCAAGCCCCTTAGCATTGAAGAGGTTGAGGTAGCTCCCCCTAAGGCTCATGAAGTTCGCATTCAGGTAAGTGGGGACTTTACCCCTACAGAACAGACAAGGCACTACGTGCAGATGTGGCTTCTGTCAGGTCAAGCCTAGGTGGTATTACTAAAAGTCCCTGGAGTTTTCACTATGGGGGAGTTACATTTTTAGGTTCAGATAAAAACAGGCATTATCCCAAAGGGGTAAATTATAAGTTGTTATGCATAAGGAGCTTTAAATTTAATTGAACTATCTTAACATTAATCATTAATGTTAAGAATCAGACAAAGGAATTCATTTTGGATTAGAACTAGTtaacttcctttttgttttccagttgCCAGCTAATAGAAAGTGTTATTAAAAGGAAGACAGAATTTGGCTCAAAACAAGAGAGAGGAAAGATCTGAAATGCTGACATAGGCAGCATAAAGGTCTCGAGTGCCCAGAGGAAGGGTTGGGAGTGGGTCTGCATGGAGAAGAGCCCACACTGAGGAGAGAATGACCACAGACAACAAGTGGGGACAATTTCTCCATTTTCCCCATAGCTGGCCCAAGTTGCATTTTTCAGAACCAGCAGAGTAAGGATTTATACCTGAGAATGAACAGGTATCCTCATAAACGgaatcttgaaaaataatatgAGGCATACATTAATAATTAAGTTTGACAATCCTTCATTTGATGTTTCACTTTAAACTATAAAAGTTTGattatctctatttcatttcaAGTAGTTTCAACAAATTTTGACAAGCCCTAGAAACCTGTGTTCCCCTCCACTCCCTCTGCCTAATAGACTTTTCCCTATTACCTTTGACCTCTCCCTTCCTGGAGACAATAAATCTTTGTATGATTTTCCAGTGACAGTGAAAGTTGGACAACAAAGATACattattttaagaggaaaagaatatatcctaacatatttttaattcttcttttttttccaaaatgcagTTCTTTTATTGAGCTCTCAAAGTGTTGTTAAGTTTCAAGGTGACATTGGGCCTAAAATTATCCACCTAAGAACCTCaatgataaaataattacaaaacaaaactcaagtcTGTGGTTGCTTTGTAGATAATTGCCACTGCCCTATGTCATACTGATGCTCACGTCATCAATCCGAAATTTAAGGAGGTACTTTTCCCAGTGATCCCTGGCCATGAGGGTGCAGGAATTGTGGAAAGTGTTGGACCAGGAGTGACTGCCTTCAAaccaggtattttattttctgactcCAACTAAATGGAAATGCCAGGATATTTCAGGGATAATTCCCAACACAGTCTTGGCTTTGCATGCTATGACTGATCTCTTTTTATATAGGGGGTGGGGCatcttttccaaaacaaaactgAGACACATAATCTATCACAGTCTAACAATGGGTCAGAGTACTTGAAATCGGAAGTGTCAAGTAAAACCtgggtagtaactgcactagtggcgTTGAGgataataatatgggtaaccactatgttgtacatttgaaaccaatataagattgtatatcaatgacactttaattaaaaattaaataaaatctggGATATATGGTCCTTTTTTTATGAGAAATTGTCCTATGAAGCAAACTACAGTTATCTTAAACTGAAGTTTTCATGGGAGCACAATGGCAACTTATAACAAACTTCTCTAAATAAAACAGACAACTaacttaatattataaaaaatttttaaatgagggtTTATGGGTAGCTTAAGTGAGAAATATTCATATGTCAGTGTTACCTTAAGTGTCTTGTTGGAAGgccataaaataaaaacatgtaaatgaaGCATGCCAATGGCTggatttatttcacattttataacAGATCCACCAAATACTGGAATATGGGTTATGTAATCCTCACTTATCAGGCAGGAAGAACTATATCATACTTTCCTCCCTCAATGAGAATACTCCAAATTTAGAGATAATTTGTATATTTCCATTCCAAACAAGATCAAAGAAACAAACTGTTTCCAAAAGTTTTGGGTCTGCCCAATGtagtctcagctctgccatttattggCTATGTGACCATCTTTAGTAAAGtcacttttctgttttctaaagtgggGAGAAAACAGTACTTACTGCAAAGGattattctgaaaattaaatgagataatacatgtaagcAGTTAGAATGGTGCTTGACACATACTAAATGTTGgacaaatattaatattattggACCATGGTCACCAACGGATAGAAACTATTATTAAATTGAAAATgagtaaaaaatagaaaaatgtggaATTTGAGAGTGAATTAAATGGTGAAACATGGTGGTGACATAAAGTTTACTCTCCAGAGCTAGCTTATTGTTGTCTACCTCTCCTACTAAATAAGGGTGTACTATTCCATTCAGTGTGTTTATAAGTGTAATAAGCAAATAGTCATGATACAGAGAGCTGCAATGACAGTAAAGTCTCAGACAGGATTCTGCACCTAATGGTATCAATACAGATTTGTTGCTTGACAGACcagcagaggagaaaaaagataGTTTATGAAATACTTGGAGGAATCAGCAATCCTGTAGAGTAACAAATTATTGTAGCCACCTATACTTTCTGCTGAACATAAGATGTAATTTCTTTCTAGGTGACAAAATAATTCCACTCTATACTCCTCAATGTAAAAAATGCAAGTTCTGTCTGAGTCCACTCACGAATCTTTGTCAAAAACTCAGGTAAGTTCTATATACTGTTAGCAGATTagtttgataaaaatattttgggtaGTGCATTGTCAATACCTAAATGGTGTTGAAGAGGTGCATACCATCTAGacaaattctactcctaggtgtgTACAAGAAATTGTTGCAAAAATCACCCAAAGAGACAGGGGCTAGAATATTCATTGtaacattgtttacaatagcgaCTGAAAATAGCACAGATGTCCATCAGTAAGAAAACAGATTTACAAATTGCTATGTAGTTAACACAATGAAATACAATGTAACAATGAAAAAGGCTAAAATTGATCTTCATGTATCAACATATAATCTCACACCCATAATATTAAGGGAAAGAAGCAAGTTGTTGATGGATATATTTGGTAAGAtgtcatatataaaaaataccaTATGTTGTTTAtggttacatatatatgtagtaaaagtataaaacatcACTGGAATGATAAATGCCAAATTCAGAATAGCTACTTCCACAGCGAATAAGAAAGGAATGCAATGATGCATAGTAAAGTACCATTCCAAGGCCACATAGATTTAAGTCTCAGAGCTAGAGTTTGAACCTTAGGCAGGCTGGCCCCGGAGTCCCAAATCTTAATCACTTTATTCTCTTTACTGAGACAATAGAACGACCTATTTGTCCTTCATGCTAACTGAAACCAGGTATCTCAGAAGTTAAAATTGTATTAGTCTGAAATATATTACTGTGCCtcgatttcctcatctataaaatggagatgataatgctTACTTCACAGGGCTATTACAGATAGTCAAAGAATTAATACACCCTTTTGCAAActcttaatgaaataaaattttggaaatgACCACTAATTCTTTCTAATGTAACAATAAGGGGGATAATAAGGAATTATATTGCTCCAGATTAAAATACCACCACCTTTGAAGTATtcttatgaaaacataaaacctgaattagaattttattttagattaaaaatacTAGCttagggctctcttgtcccctcctggcatgagccaggagctctttcctctcacttttttctaaataaaagcctgtaccttgctctcctaaaaaaaaaaaaaaaaaagaattactagTTTAGAGGAAATACAGGGACAGAGAAATATGGTAAAACAGATTACAGGAATGTAATCAGAaaacttcaaaataaggaaaactcTACATgaaaaatgacagtttcttcagcaaatacattacaaggaaaaaaaaacaagaagggaggtgaaaaacctataaATTGAAAAAAGACTTAGATATATCAACCAAATGCAATGTGTAaacctaaaaatatatatatcttttttagatacatactaaaatatttacagatgaaatagtGATTTCTGAGATTTACTTCAATATAGTCCAATGCAGAAGAGTAGGAGCTGGTTTAGGAGGGCAGGGAATAGATTAAACTAGATCAGCCATGAGTTAATAATTGCTGAAGCTAAGAGTTAAAAAGATTCAGCATGCTGTTATTTCAACTTTTATATATGTTTgagtttccattaaaaaatatttaagaattaatgCATGTGAATTCAGtaaaaagttcattttattataattactatCTTTAGACTATGTTTAACTATATATTTAGGTAAAAGGTCTCAAATTATTTTCTCAGTGTTCCCATCACATAAGattgttttaacaaatgtataatggCTAAATTTTTTTCCAGGAAAGTGATCAGTAGataatttgctttctttcttctttgttttttttaacttttttaacttTCTAGTCGAGTCAAAAATCCTATTATTGACCAAGAACTAATGGAAGACAAAACCAGCAGGTttacctgcaaaggaaaaccagtTTACCATTTCATGGGGACCAGTACCTTCTCTCAGTATACTGTAGTGTCAGATATTAATCTTGCCAAAGTAGATGATGAtgctaatttaaagaaaatttgtcTGATTggatgtggattttcaactggcTATGGAGCTGCAATCAACACTGCGAAGGTAAAATGCTTAATCACCCCTTGTGAAGTAGAAGTTACTAGGAGGCAGTGTGATAAAGCAGCTACTGTTAATCTTCAAACCCTGACTCTGTCATTTATCACCTATTattttaggcaagttatttaactgctCCAATCCTCTCTCTCCACCATAGTATCTACTACAAATAGTTGTGGGGATAATTAAATCATATTTTACATGTAAGACATCTGGTCTAGCAGCTGGCATATACATGGCACCCAGTTAAGGTTAGTCTCTTTTCCTAAACTGATGTGTTAGAATATAGACCGCCTCTGATTTAAATACACATGCTTAAATATGTCCCCTACATATGGATATTTGCCCTAGGACAGCAAACCCAGTAAAAATGCAACAAACTACAGGAACCCCCATCCATCTCCACATAACCATGCTTGCTTCCTCCCTGACACTGCCTCTCCCTCAAACTGTAGTAATTCATCTCTGCTTCTCATCCTGTCCCTTTCTGACTTCAAGAGAGGGTCTCAGGTGGCAGCCCTGAAGGAGGCAATATGTGTCCCTAGAATCCCATGTAAAATTTAGAAGCTTCTACAAAGCTGTTTGAGAGATTAAAAAGATGTCAATATCACTTGGATGCCTCAAACAacctttttatttaaatcttcacATCAGTCTTCATTCTTGATTCCAAACTACCAAATGCAACCAGGGAAGTCTTTCTAAACAAGTCTgaatatttaattcctttttcattATTCCACTTTTCTGTCAGTAGGCCATCATGATTCTACTTCCTTTTCAGGTTTGCTGTTCCCCCAGACCTGGGCCTCAGTCTCAGGGCTCCATCACTGTGGCCTCTGGACTTTCCACATCTGGCTTCCACCAACATTGCTTGGAGAGCTTCCCACCACTTTTGACTGACTCCACTTAATTGTCATTTCCTATTAGAAACCTACTCCAGCCTTTTGGGCATGCATTGGGtatccctccctgtcccctgctTCCCCCTGCCTCCAGTATGCGTGTTTAGCCCTGGTTTTCCCTCTTATCACACTGTAGAGAAATTTCCCATTTACTTATCCTCCCTATCAGACTATTTGCTCCTTGAGGGCAAGAACTTTCTCTTATTCATTGTGATATATCCAGAGCCTCTCTGTGCCTGGAAGATAACAGGAGCTTGATAatttttcagtgaatgaatgaataaaaccaGGTTCTTATACAACCCTTAAAACATCTAGCTGAGGCTTTGTCCTCAACTTTGCaatcaaattttttctttttattggattACCTAGAGTTGTTCAGTgtcaaggaaacaaaatcaacctAACCAAAATAAGAGGTTGATCTAAGACACAGAATATCAAGATAGGACTTTTCATTGAGAATTGTATCAGCCAAACAGACAGGAATGCTACTTTTGGCTATCAGTATATAATCTCTCtctaaaaattcattcattcatacagtcataaaaattaaaaattgtatggGAAGCCAAACTACAATCTGAATGCTCCTGGAGGAAAGGTGTTGTTAGCTGGGTGGAGTTAAGGGCAGATGTGAACCTCAGCAGTCAAGGCATATTCTCCTCTAAACAGCACTGGAGACTCAGGGAAGAATTAATCATCTTTGGGCCACTCCCAGCCCTCAagcctctccacacacacactctttacTGGACTCCATGTAGATTATCACCTTCTAGTACTCTACCTTTTTTGGGGGGATATTAAGGGTGTTATCCGCAGATAGATAATCATCTACTATGTACTGTCCTATTTTCAAATGGGGGGTACTTTGTgaacccaccaccaccacagaatTGCAACCAAAGGCAATTGTACACACAGGGGTCTGGCTGTATAACACAATTAGTACAGTGCATTCAATTTATACACTATTGTGAGCTGTGTACAACATTGCTGCAATGAGaaaaattcatttctactttcaatGAGGCAGGCAACTTTTTTACACAGTCTCTGGAGAAATATATTTGGAAACATACTAAACACATACCACAATTTATAGCAAATACTACATAGTGTAAATAGAacaatattgtgaatattttcaaaatacatactttatttcCCCTGAGTAACAAAAGCCAGTGTACGCATACCTAATATCATGCATAAATTAAAGTAAGAGATGTACATTCTCTCTGTTAATTAATAATTTTGTTTACAATTTAGAATGTATCTATGCTTCCCTGGGcagattttctctttccctcttgttTATGCTTTAATACTAACAGTTTTATTACCATTAGAAAATATTCATTAACCATCTCTTTTGCCTCTTTATCACTCTATGGAATAATGTATTACAGTTATAGCATCTTTCCGTATCATTTTGTATATTAAGTTTCTATATAATTCATTGTGATGAACATTCATTTAAGATCCAACTACAAAAGACTCCTTGGTAGCATGTAGAAGATAACATGCCTTCAAATAACTTACAGTCTGTTAAAGAAAAACAGGCACATAGACAAAATCAATCAAAGCAGATTATAAATTATATGATatagaaaaaagcaaaaaggtaGACACTGATTCTGATTGAACAATcaagaaaagtattattttttaggCCTAGAAGtattagttctattttaatttaaggAAATAAGTGAAGATTTCCTTCACTTATTTGGATGGAATGAGGAAAGAGCATGAACTAAGGCATGAGGAGAGTAAACGGTGACATTTGTTGTGGCTGCAGTACTGGGACTATCATGGGATCAAGCTAGAAGGTAACAGAGTTAGATAATAAAAATCCCCTAATGCCATGCAAAGAAATTCACTCttcattccatttaaatgaatttatgaCTGGGTTGACTGAGTTAATTCACATTTAAAGAAACACTAATGGTCATTCAAAACCACCTGTAACATAAACACAACCAAATAAGGCCCATTAGAAATACAGATATCAAATTACTTGTGATCTATTAAAAAAGGGTAATGGACCATTAAAAATGTGTGAGTTTTACATTAAcactaaaaggaaaaggaaaacaagacaaTGAATTTCACTTGGGTTTATTCCTTATTAGCTGATAATTCTAAAGGCCTTCAAATGATTCTCCAAATATAGTGGGTTACTCATCCATTTTCACATTTTTGGCGGATTTCCCCATGGGCTATATCACTTAGTTTTATGACAAGTTGTCTTTATTCATATGTTTCTGCCTTCCCTCACTTgtcccttaaagaaaaaaaaagtagggaCCAACTACTTTAAAAGTTCATTTATAATTTTCCTGTCTGCAGGTCACCCCTGGTTCAACTTGTGCCATCTTTGGCCTAGGAGGCGTTGGTCTTTCTGCTCTAATTGGTTGTAAAGTAGCAGGAGCTTCCAGAATCATAGCTATTGACATCAATAGTGAAAAGTTTACTAGGGCCAAAGCCCTTGGAGCCACTGACTGCCTCAATCCTAGAGACCTAGATAAACCCATCCAGGCGGTCATCATTGAAATGACCAATGGAGGTGTGGATTTTGCCCTTGACTGTGCAGGTGGATCTGAAACTATGGTATGTAGAGTTTTTATAATaacatacaattaaaaaatgcattaacattaataaacattgataatgtttatttataattattttgataatgatatatataattattttgtgtttaaaattaataaatgtatataaattacatatttaatgtattagaAATACATTAATAATTAGTAACATATTAGTTATACATTACACGAATGaaatattagtaaatattaattattatttaatgcgTTATTAATATTCATGCTTATTCTTGCACATGAAATTAAgcaaaaaataattagaagagaACTTAGAActgaaaactttaagagaatTATGCCTATGAGAAGtgaggaaaaatacagaaaaggtgGATTTAGAGAGGGTAATAAAAGAGAGTAACTGGTGCCAGCCCTAACAATCATGAATCCACTCCCATCTTAGAGTAGGAAGAGGTTAGCAGTGTACAAACAATCCAGTTCTACCATCAGAGCTAAATAAAAGGGTGGCAAAATTAGACCCAAGttgtatttgaaattttcaattaaaaaaaacacactacaAAATTTTAAGTAGATCTCTTTTTCCTAAACACTACAGTTTTGTATCATTTAGATTTCTCCTCATCAGGATGGGCTGCATAATTTGCAGGACCCTCGTGAGAATGGGGCCCTGAACGACTCCAGGGTTGCAGGGTCAGGTAGCCAGCCCTCCCCATCCTACTCCAAAAGAGCAGAGTAAAGAGCCAACTGCACAGGCAACAGGGAAACGTTAGACTGACGGAGTCCAGTCTCACTCTCCAGCAAATGTTCACCTGATGCGTATTTGCTCAGAGACACTAAATAGAGTTTTGTgttcttcatttttgttgttgtttttcaatGAGATGACCAAAGAATTCATCAACTAAATCATCTGCCTATGGATTCTTCTTATTTCATTAGTGAGAACTCTGAAGTAGGTGTGGTGCTACTCCCTATCATCTACACCTTCCCTCAGCCTGGCTCTTAAAATCCTCCTCTAGGGATGttataaaaaatagaattctgtACTTCAGCCTCCCACGACAGGCTTTGTAGGGGTTCCTCCCCTTGGTTCTTCCCTGACTGGTGCATCCCCAGAGGATGGAGACCAGGAAGAGAAGGTGAGAGCAGCAGCCTGCTGTTCCAGGGTCTTTCCTCTCAGAATGGCTGCTTGAAAAATGGTCTGACAGGtaacaggcactcaataaatgttagctattactgAAAATTCATACATTAATGACTCCTTGTCTGGCACTGCTCCCCTGTGTTCAAAGCTTCAGGTCTGCTTTTAAAATGGTCCTTGGCACCTGCAGCTTGCAATGTGCCACATCCATTCCTTCACTACCTATATGGCTCATATATCTCATAAACATTGAAATTCAGCTTATTTACCTTATTTTTCTAATACAGAGATTCTCATCACTGATTATATTTCAGAAGTGCCCAGAGACTTGTTTTTAAGTATCAATGAATAGACCATACCCTGGAATATTTCCATGAGTAAATATTCCATGAATATTTACTTACAAGTTTCTCAAGTTAAGAACCACTTATATAAAACTGTCAGGTTCTATCTCTATTATAAcaagaaacatattttaaattatataacagATCAATACAGaatccaaataaaaagagatggaTTTATTTAATCACAAAAATATCAGCTACCTACCCTTCCACCAAGTTTCCGTAACCagggaaaacaaaatttctaGGTTGTAAAGGAGATTCCAATAATGAGTATGAACTTGATTTCAATGACTTTTAATGCTCTAAAGCAACCTAAAGAACCCAACAGAAGAATTAGAAAGTTACAATAATTGACAATTTTATAagattttgagaattaaaaatgaTTCTCATCAAAAGTTATTAGAGGCTTTTAAATAAAACCcagtatttatataaaatacccaTTTTAAGTCATTACTTAAAGGttaattcttttttgggggtaTAAAGTTCAGAAATGTAGAAAAGACaacaagaaaaacattaaaaaaaaattggagtcAATGTAAGCAGCTCCCTTAAGGTAATGAGTACCATCTGTGGTCTTTTCCCCTCTCCATGGATCTCTTTATAtagtaaaacaaaaatgtttctgTAGAACAGTTGCTAGTTACAAATGTTAGGAAGTCTCAAAACAAGAAACTAAgacatattcaaataaaaattccaaaatagATTCTAAAAGTTCTAGATCATTGCATCTTCCATCACTAATAATAGAGAGAAGAGGGGAAGAATTTACTATTGCTTCCTTCATACAATGATCAGTGATGAAAAGGGgctctgcttcctttttttttaattacatgatactgtttatttttttacctttttttactaaaatatagctaatatacaatattatattagcttcaagtatacaacatagtgatccaacaattacatacattattaaatcctcaccctaactagtataattactatctgtcagcatagaaatggaactattgactatattctctaagCTTTTCTTGggacttttttaaaagtaaaaattacctGAAAGGTCAGAATCAAGTTGCCCATTGATTATACTAAGGGATATGAGACAAAATTTATGCTTTTTTCCTGTAATATTTGTCtcaaaagattttaaatgttcatcTATCGATCATAGGTCTTCTATGTGTAAAGGCCTTCCACAAATTTatatccttctcaaacttttttatattttcaatccttaacatttttatattaactcTAAACTTGCAGTAGGttaacataacaatgttttcctttctctcatgAAAAGATCAATGCACTTCCCTGGGCCACTGCCTTCCATGAGATGACCCAGCAATCAAGGAAGTTCAAACTTGTGGCTTCACAATCTCAACATGAGATCATCTTGGTTGTTTTAGCAGGACAAGGGGCAGCTGGCAGGCTGCACACTGGCTTTTCTGTTTTAGCTAGGAAATGACACACATCACTTCTGCCTGTAGCCAGTTGTAGTCACATGACTCTACCTGACTGCAAGAGAGCTAAAAAACATAGGAAAGCAAATTAAATGTTTGATGATCAGCAGCCAGAGTCGTTTTCTGTTTAAATGTTTTGCCATCTGTTTTAAACAGCATCTCTTTGTATATATCCTACATGGAGATCTACTATGTTTACAGTGTGTACCTCACTGCCTAGGCTCCTGTATACACTCATTCACCCTCTCTTCATTACTTTAAAGATTGTGATACTATGCCCCTGGAATTACAACTATTTTAGTATACACACCACAGTAGATCATCAAAAACT is a window from the Manis javanica isolate MJ-LG chromosome 5, MJ_LKY, whole genome shotgun sequence genome containing:
- the LOC108405569 gene encoding all-trans-retinol dehydrogenase [NAD(+)] ADH4 isoform X1, which encodes MGTNSKTIKCKAAVAWEAGKPLSIEEVEVAPPKAHEVRIQIIATALCHTDAHVINPKFKEVLFPVIPGHEGAGIVESVGPGVTAFKPGDKIIPLYTPQCKKCKFCLSPLTNLCQKLSRVKNPIIDQELMEDKTSRFTCKGKPVYHFMGTSTFSQYTVVSDINLAKVDDDANLKKICLIGCGFSTGYGAAINTAKVTPGSTCAIFGLGGVGLSALIGCKVAGASRIIAIDINSEKFTRAKALGATDCLNPRDLDKPIQAVIIEMTNGGVDFALDCAGGSETMKAALDCTIAGGGSCTLIGVAIGDKGLTISPVELIMGRTINGTFFGGWKSIDSVPKLVTDYKNKKFNLDALITDTLPFDKIHEAFDLMYQGKSIRTVLTF
- the LOC108405569 gene encoding all-trans-retinol dehydrogenase [NAD(+)] ADH4 isoform X2; amino-acid sequence: MGTNSKTIKCKAAVAWEAGKPLSIEEVEVAPPKAHEVRIQIIATALCHTDAHVINPKFKEVLFPVIPGHEGAGIVESVGPGVTAFKPGDKIIPLYTPQCKKCKFCLSPLTNLCQKLSRVKNPIIDQELMEDKTSRFTCKGKPVYHFMGTSTFSQYTVVSDINLAKVDDDANLKKICLIGCGFSTGYGAAINTAKVTPGSTCAIFGLGGVGLSALIGCKVAGASRIIAIDINSEKFTRAKALGATDCLNPRDLDKPIQAVIIEMTNGGVDFALDCAGGSETMKAALDCTIAGGGSCTLIGVAIGDKGLTISPVELIMGRTINGTFFGVFEQY